A part of Halomarina litorea genomic DNA contains:
- the nreA gene encoding DNA repair protein NreA, with product MRLDEYIEGFEVDEAAERRRLAEEKSYEVLDYLDDVDAKLDPIRDTTHVGRSAPSIFVGRSSYPNVSTGILAPVDADADPAEFATSGQWYDGGLGIRDVLQYRTGLLNSTRRADVNVHDTWDGFVGTQREVAIADRPVAVEVDLGERPSMDVGMDAVSTPTGPRANATDARLTENPHVPRAVEKTLSDDDWRAEGAMTYLYNRGFDVYDINRILSAGALGQGQNRRLVPTRWSITAVDDTVGQFLRGQVRNAPSVDEVEVYEESYMGNHYWIVLAPGNWEFELVEMKSPGSIWNPDEGAYRLLAANEGYEGRTGYVEETSGAYYATRLAVLEHLAERDRQAKAFVVRVATDEYWAPVGVWQIRESVRGALGGERAVAETFHGAVRQLAPLFPVPFERLRRKSHLVSGVQSTLDGFGR from the coding sequence ATGCGTCTCGACGAGTACATCGAGGGGTTCGAGGTCGACGAGGCCGCCGAGCGGCGGCGACTGGCCGAGGAGAAGTCCTACGAGGTGCTCGACTACCTCGACGACGTCGACGCGAAGCTCGACCCCATCCGCGACACCACGCACGTCGGCCGCAGCGCCCCCTCCATCTTCGTCGGGCGCTCGTCGTACCCCAACGTCTCGACGGGGATCCTCGCGCCGGTGGACGCCGACGCCGACCCCGCCGAGTTCGCCACCAGCGGGCAGTGGTACGACGGCGGCCTCGGCATCCGCGACGTGCTCCAGTACCGGACCGGACTGCTGAACTCCACCCGACGGGCCGACGTGAACGTCCACGACACCTGGGACGGGTTCGTCGGGACCCAGCGCGAGGTGGCCATCGCGGATCGACCGGTCGCCGTGGAGGTCGACCTGGGCGAGCGACCCTCGATGGACGTCGGCATGGACGCCGTCTCGACGCCGACCGGCCCCCGGGCCAACGCTACCGACGCCCGCCTCACGGAGAACCCGCACGTCCCTCGGGCGGTCGAGAAGACGCTCTCGGACGACGACTGGCGCGCCGAAGGGGCGATGACGTACCTCTACAACCGCGGGTTCGACGTCTACGACATCAACCGCATCCTCTCGGCGGGCGCGCTCGGACAGGGCCAGAATCGGCGGCTGGTCCCCACGCGCTGGTCCATCACCGCCGTCGACGACACCGTCGGCCAGTTCCTGCGCGGACAGGTCAGAAACGCGCCGAGCGTAGACGAGGTGGAGGTGTACGAGGAGTCCTACATGGGCAACCACTACTGGATCGTCCTCGCACCCGGCAACTGGGAGTTCGAACTGGTCGAGATGAAGTCGCCGGGCAGCATCTGGAACCCCGACGAGGGTGCCTACCGCCTGCTCGCGGCCAACGAGGGCTACGAGGGTCGGACGGGCTACGTCGAGGAGACCAGCGGGGCCTACTACGCCACTCGCCTCGCGGTGCTCGAACACCTCGCGGAGCGCGACAGACAGGCCAAGGCGTTCGTCGTCCGGGTGGCGACCGACGAGTACTGGGCGCCGGTCGGCGTCTGGCAGATTCGCGAGTCCGTCCGCGGAGCACTCGGGGGCGAGCGGGCCGTCGCGGAGACGTTCCACGGCGCGGTTCGCCAACTCGCGCCGCTCTTCCCCGTCCCGTTCGAGCGCCTCCGTCGGAAGTCGCACCTCGTCTCCGGGGTGCAGTCGACGCTCGACGGGTTCGGCCGGTGA